One Bombus fervidus isolate BK054 chromosome 2, iyBomFerv1, whole genome shotgun sequence DNA segment encodes these proteins:
- the Ais gene encoding DExD-box helicase 52 isoform X2: MDAYELFRKLSIGAKFDKKRFQVEAERFQLVNKQSENGVNDDKINIKAFDNINHSTLCEKRKYDEVEKETENINDLTLLDGMSIPQNKNKKRKIALTEEKQLKLEKEKINQFRNHHHISVTGNCIPKPISEFIELSTTYNISKKLIHNITSCGYKCPTPIQMQAIPVMLQGRNVLACAPTGSGKTAAFLLPIIHYLGGPEKKGFRAVILSPTRELAKQTYRECLRLSEGYNFRVHIISKVNQALNKYGLKSSQKFDILITTPKRIIYLLNQDPPAISFSNVEWLIVDEVDKLFEDGTRCFRDQLETISKSCTNENLRKAMFSATNTPIVTKWCRRNLKGLITVTVGHRNAATDLVEQELLFVGAERGKLVALRNIIQKGVLPPVLVFVQSKERAQELFNELIYDGVNVDVIHADRTQTQRDNVVRCFREGKIWVLICTELMARGIDFKGVNLVINYDFPPSAISYVHRIGRTGRAGHKGKAITFFTVQDTTNLRSF, encoded by the exons ATGGATGCATATGAGCTATTTCGAAAACTTTCTATTGGtgcaaaatttgataaaaagcgTTTTCAAGTTGAGGCAGAAAGATTTCAG CTTGTCAACAAACAATCTGAAAATGGAGTTAACgatgataaaataaacattaaagCCTTTGATAACATAAATCATTCAACATTAtgtgagaaaagaaaatatgatgAGGTCGAgaaagaaactgaaaatattaatgactTGACGTTGCTTGATGGAATGTCTATTcctcaaaataaaaataaaaagcgtAAAATAGCTTTAACTGAAGAGAAACAGTTAaagttagaaaaagaaaag ATTAATCAATTTCGTAATCATCATCACATAAGTGTCACAGGTAATTGTATACCTAAACCTATCTCAGAATTTATTGAACTATCAACAACTTATAATAtatctaaaaaattaatacataatattacaaGTTGTGGTTATAAATGTCCTACTCCAATTCAAATGCAAGCTATACCCGTCATGCTGCAA GGTAGAAATGTACTAGCTTGCGCCCCAACTGGATCTGGAAAAACAGCTGCATTTCTGTTACctataattcattatttagGTGGACCAGAAAAGAAAGGATTTAGAGCTGTTATATTAAGCCCAACAAGAGAATTAGCAAAACAAACATATAGAGAATGTTTGCGTCTTAGCGAAGGATATAATTTTAGAGTTCATATTATAAGTAAAGTAAATCAAGCATTAAACAAATATGGACTTAAAAGTTCACAGAAATTTG atATATTAATCACTACAccaaaaagaataatataccTGTTGAATCAGGATCCACCAGCTATTTCTTTTAgcaa tgTTGAATGGTTAATTGTGGATGAAGTAGATAAACTCTTTGAGGATGGGACAAGGTGCTTCAGAGACCAGTTAGAAACAATTTCAAAGTCAtgtacaaatgaaaatttacgtAAAGCAATGTTTAGTGCAACCAATACTCCTATAGTGACCAAATGGTGTAGACGTAATCTGAAAGGTCTTATAACAGTTACTGTTGGGCACAG GAATGCTGCAACGGACTTAGTAGAACAAGAATTGTTATTTGTTGGCGCAGAGAGAGGAAAACTTGTGGCACttcgaaatattattcaaaag GGAGTATTACCACCTGTACTAGTATTTGTGCAAAGCAAGGAAAGAGCACaagaattatttaacgaaCTTATATATGATGGAGTCAATGTTGATGTTATTCACGCTGATAGAACACAAACGCAG cgAGACAATGTCGTTCGTTGTTTtagagaaggaaaaatatgGGTATTAATATGTACAGAATTAATGGCAAGAGGTATTGATTTCAAAGGTGTAAATcttgttattaattacgatttCCCACCATCTGCTATTTCTTATGTTCATAGAATTG GTCGCACTGGTAGAGCTGGACATAAAGGAAAAGCAATTACTTTTTTTACTGTACAAGATACTACAAATTTGAGGAG tttttaa